One stretch of Variovorax sp. 54 DNA includes these proteins:
- a CDS encoding GntR family transcriptional regulator, with amino-acid sequence MPAATRRSTAPNPSTEPIESADDANVDERVYAAVSKALLSGKLRPGTPLRERALAEALGCTRGAVRKVLARLGSEKRLVLEHNRGAFVPNPSIEDMRGIYRARRIVEAGLVTTLFGTLARDQVAALRKHVQAEQKAFKEGRREDAIRLAGDFHLLLAQMAGSDELLSYIRRLIANTELYKALYDSAEAASCAPREHEQIIEALMGDSLDAALAVALEHLDELEQRVIAGAAAEQEVDLAALLNGDAPARSHGHDHSH; translated from the coding sequence ATGCCAGCCGCCACCCGCCGATCCACCGCGCCCAACCCTTCGACCGAACCCATCGAGTCCGCTGACGACGCGAACGTGGACGAGCGCGTCTACGCCGCCGTGTCCAAGGCGCTGCTCAGCGGCAAGCTGCGCCCGGGCACGCCGCTGCGCGAGCGCGCGCTGGCCGAGGCGCTGGGCTGCACGCGCGGCGCGGTGCGCAAGGTGCTGGCACGGCTGGGCTCCGAAAAGCGCTTGGTGCTGGAACACAACCGCGGCGCCTTCGTGCCCAACCCGTCGATCGAGGACATGCGCGGCATCTACCGCGCGCGCCGCATCGTGGAAGCCGGGCTGGTGACCACGCTGTTCGGCACGCTGGCGCGCGACCAGGTGGCTGCGCTGCGCAAGCACGTGCAGGCGGAGCAGAAGGCGTTCAAGGAAGGCCGGCGCGAGGATGCGATTCGCCTGGCGGGCGACTTCCACCTGCTGCTGGCGCAGATGGCGGGCAGCGACGAACTGCTGTCGTACATCCGGCGGCTGATTGCGAACACCGAGCTCTACAAGGCGCTGTACGACTCGGCCGAGGCCGCGAGCTGCGCGCCGCGCGAGCACGAACAGATCATCGAAGCGCTCATGGGCGATTCGCTCGACGCCGCACTGGCCGTGGCGCTGGAACACCTGGACGAGCTGGAGCAGCGCGTGATCGCGGGAGCGGCGGCGGAGCAGGAAGTCGACCTGGCGGCGCTGCTGAATGGCGACGCGCCGGCGCGAAGCCACGGGCACGATCACAGCCACTGA
- a CDS encoding DUF3311 domain-containing protein — protein MKLAKWLALLPVAAFFSGGWLSSVAPTFVLGMPFLMVWNVSWLVLTSLIMVVIDRAEGDLDAQDAQAAQAAGDAR, from the coding sequence ATGAAACTCGCCAAATGGCTGGCCCTGCTGCCGGTCGCCGCCTTCTTCAGCGGGGGATGGCTGTCGTCCGTCGCGCCCACCTTCGTGCTCGGCATGCCCTTCCTGATGGTCTGGAACGTGAGCTGGCTGGTGCTGACCTCGCTCATCATGGTGGTCATCGACCGCGCCGAAGGCGACCTCGATGCGCAGGACGCGCAGGCTGCCCAAGCCGCAGGAGACGCGCGATGA
- a CDS encoding amidohydrolase family protein, with translation MTSQLLIRNVRPLGASPVDVRVHDGHIAEIGTALAAPAGATIEEGEGALLLPGLVEGHTHLDKTMWGMDWYRNEVGTNLTDKIENERAFRHASGHDAAAQSLVLAKAFLALGTTRLRTHVDVDTQAGLRHLEGTLRTRETLREVQQIQVVAFPQSGLLGRAGTAELLDQSLAMGADVLGGLDPCAIDGDPVKSLDVLFGIAHKHQRPLDIHLHEPGAMGAFSLDLILQRTEALGMQGKVAISHGFCLGDVSERERDALLARMAKLGAVLVTSAPASRNVPPLMACRAAGVTVLGGNDGIRDTWSPYGNPDMLERAMLIGLRYNLRRDDELDVALDTVTHAGARGCGFAAYGLDVGCRADLVLVDAQTTAQAVVSRPVRRLVVSGGRVVARHGTLVPGAVPA, from the coding sequence ATGACCTCGCAGCTATTGATCCGCAACGTGCGCCCCCTGGGCGCGTCTCCTGTCGATGTGCGCGTGCACGACGGCCACATCGCCGAGATCGGCACCGCACTCGCCGCACCGGCCGGCGCCACCATCGAAGAAGGCGAGGGCGCCTTGCTGCTGCCCGGCCTCGTCGAAGGCCACACCCACCTCGACAAGACGATGTGGGGCATGGACTGGTACCGCAACGAGGTCGGCACGAACCTCACTGACAAGATCGAGAACGAGCGCGCCTTCCGCCACGCCAGCGGGCACGATGCCGCCGCCCAGTCGCTGGTGCTCGCCAAGGCCTTTCTTGCGCTCGGCACCACGCGCTTGCGCACGCACGTCGACGTCGACACCCAGGCCGGCCTGCGCCACCTCGAAGGCACGCTGCGCACGCGTGAGACGCTGCGCGAGGTGCAGCAGATCCAGGTCGTCGCCTTTCCGCAGTCGGGCCTGCTCGGGCGCGCCGGCACGGCCGAGCTGCTCGACCAGTCGCTGGCCATGGGCGCCGACGTGCTCGGCGGCCTCGACCCCTGCGCCATCGACGGCGACCCCGTGAAGTCGCTCGACGTGCTCTTCGGTATCGCCCACAAGCACCAGCGCCCGCTCGACATTCACCTGCACGAGCCCGGCGCCATGGGCGCCTTCTCGCTCGACCTGATCCTGCAGCGCACCGAGGCGCTGGGCATGCAGGGCAAGGTCGCCATCAGCCACGGCTTCTGCCTCGGCGACGTGAGCGAACGCGAGCGCGATGCCTTGCTCGCGCGCATGGCCAAACTCGGCGCGGTGCTCGTCACCAGCGCGCCGGCTTCGCGCAACGTGCCGCCGCTCATGGCATGCCGCGCAGCCGGTGTGACCGTGCTCGGCGGCAACGACGGCATCCGCGACACCTGGTCGCCCTACGGCAACCCCGACATGCTCGAGCGCGCCATGCTCATCGGCTTGCGCTACAACCTGCGCCGCGACGACGAGCTCGACGTGGCGCTCGACACCGTCACCCACGCCGGCGCGCGCGGCTGCGGCTTTGCGGCCTACGGGCTCGACGTGGGCTGCCGCGCCGACCTCGTGCTGGTCGACGCGCAAACGACCGCGCAGGCCGTGGTGAGCCGCCCGGTGCGCCGGCTCGTGGTGTCGGGCGGCCGCGTGGTCGCGCGCCACGGCACGCTCGTGCCCGGCGCCGTGCCCGCGTGA
- a CDS encoding Bug family tripartite tricarboxylate transporter substrate binding protein, producing the protein MAHSPFSRRALLAAGALLCTTAASTLALAQPDWPQQPVTLIMGFPAGSGVDVVARAIQEPLSRQLGKPVIIDYKSGAAGNIASEYVAHAKPDGYTLSFGTAATHGSNAALYKKLPFDVEADFVPVAPVLDVSNVLTINPDVINVRTLKEFVELVKANPGKYNYASTGNGAGTHMAFAEFNSRLGLNMVHVPYKGGPEAITSVVRGETCCIMNQVQTVLPHYKAGKVRLLGVTTATAVPAVKEVPTIASSGLPGTKGFDSAIWFGIFAPKGTDAHIVDKLNAAVKTVLEQPEIRERFESQGNTVRIESPAQFKKTVHANRVKWAEVAKAANISID; encoded by the coding sequence ATGGCCCATTCTCCCTTCTCGCGTCGCGCCTTGCTGGCCGCCGGCGCCTTGCTCTGCACCACCGCCGCATCGACCCTCGCGCTGGCCCAGCCCGACTGGCCGCAACAACCCGTCACACTGATCATGGGCTTCCCGGCCGGCTCGGGCGTCGATGTGGTGGCCCGCGCCATCCAGGAGCCGCTGTCGCGCCAGCTCGGCAAGCCCGTGATCATCGACTACAAGTCGGGCGCGGCCGGCAACATCGCCAGCGAGTACGTCGCGCATGCCAAGCCCGACGGCTACACGCTCTCGTTCGGCACCGCCGCCACGCACGGCAGCAATGCCGCGCTGTACAAGAAGCTGCCCTTCGACGTGGAGGCCGACTTCGTGCCCGTGGCGCCCGTGCTCGACGTGTCGAACGTGCTCACCATCAACCCCGACGTGATCAACGTGCGCACGCTCAAGGAGTTCGTCGAGCTGGTGAAGGCCAACCCCGGCAAGTACAACTACGCCTCCACCGGCAACGGCGCGGGCACGCACATGGCCTTTGCCGAGTTCAACTCGCGCCTGGGCCTGAACATGGTCCACGTGCCCTACAAGGGCGGCCCCGAGGCCATCACCTCGGTGGTGCGCGGCGAAACCTGCTGCATCATGAACCAGGTGCAGACCGTGCTGCCGCACTACAAGGCCGGCAAGGTGCGCCTGCTGGGCGTGACCACCGCCACGGCCGTGCCGGCCGTGAAGGAAGTGCCGACTATCGCCTCCAGCGGCCTGCCCGGCACCAAGGGCTTCGACAGCGCCATCTGGTTCGGCATCTTCGCGCCCAAGGGCACCGACGCGCACATCGTCGACAAGCTCAACGCCGCCGTGAAGACGGTGCTCGAGCAGCCCGAGATCCGCGAGCGCTTCGAGAGCCAGGGCAACACCGTGCGCATCGAGTCGCCCGCGCAGTTCAAGAAGACCGTGCACGCCAACCGCGTGAAGTGGGCCGAAGTCGCCAAGGCGGCGAACATCAGCATCGACTGA
- a CDS encoding TorF family putative porin, with amino-acid sequence MKHLLRTALPVLVLPTLFALPMLANAQLTGNVALTTNYKFRGQDQDMLGKNDYAKTRGFKPAVQGGFDYAFGDSGFYLGNWNSSVNWLKGNSLESDLYGGYKFKAGPLDMDVGALTYLYPGNSTGNTTELYTSAGYSDATLGSFTLKYSHTVSKDYFGYAGAKTGSGRTGRNTGYLNLAYSKEIVPKVTLKAAVGYTNMSSDIRSLGYKSYVDYNVGATYDFGSGLTLTGSVQGANKKSSYVSVANPGYDVGFGTVGQTTYSPNKARFILTLTKTL; translated from the coding sequence ATGAAACACCTCCTTCGCACCGCCTTGCCGGTGCTCGTTCTTCCCACCCTGTTCGCCCTGCCGATGCTCGCCAACGCGCAGCTCACGGGCAATGTGGCGCTGACCACGAACTACAAGTTCCGCGGCCAGGACCAGGACATGCTCGGCAAGAACGACTACGCCAAGACCCGCGGCTTCAAGCCCGCCGTGCAGGGCGGTTTCGACTACGCCTTCGGCGACAGCGGCTTCTACCTCGGCAACTGGAATTCGAGCGTCAACTGGCTCAAGGGCAACAGCCTGGAGAGCGACCTGTACGGTGGCTACAAGTTCAAGGCCGGCCCGCTCGACATGGACGTGGGCGCGCTCACCTACCTGTACCCGGGCAATTCGACGGGGAACACGACGGAGCTGTACACCAGCGCGGGCTACAGCGACGCCACGCTTGGCTCGTTCACGCTGAAGTACTCGCACACGGTGTCGAAAGACTACTTCGGCTACGCCGGCGCCAAGACCGGCTCGGGCCGCACGGGCCGCAACACCGGCTACCTGAACCTGGCCTACAGCAAGGAGATCGTGCCCAAGGTCACGCTGAAAGCGGCCGTGGGCTACACGAACATGTCGAGCGACATCCGCAGCCTGGGCTACAAAAGCTATGTGGACTACAACGTCGGCGCCACCTACGACTTCGGCAGCGGCCTCACGCTGACCGGCTCGGTGCAAGGTGCCAACAAGAAGAGTTCGTACGTTTCAGTGGCCAACCCGGGCTACGACGTCGGCTTCGGCACGGTCGGCCAGACGACCTACTCGCCGAACAAGGCCCGCTTCATCCTCACCCTGACCAAGACGCTGTGA
- a CDS encoding sodium:solute symporter family protein: MNAALGVIALFVAGALGLAVLARRGRTMSLEQWALGGRGLGTIMVFLLMAGESFSTFTFLGASGWSYSKGSPAFYILAYGGLAYLMAFWMLPAIWRYATAHKLVSFSDFFAHKYNSRPLGVLVSIVALMGMVALLTIQLRGLGIIVSEASYGSIAPQVAIWIGTVVMVSYILFSGIHGSASIAIVKDILILVLAVFLGVYLPWHYYGGVTPMFSAIHAANPSFFEFPKEGLNLTWYNSTILLTALGYYLYPFNLTSVYAARSASAVRRNTILMPLYQVVIAFLFLVGFAAILQVPGLKGSEVDLALFGLVKHTFDPWFVGVIGGTGVLTALVPGSMILLTASTVIGKNVYKEGFAHNATDKQVSRVARGVLPVFALVAVYFVLRGGTTIVAVAIFASSLLTQLLPSLLFSLMKKPFGSKHAAFAGILAGGAVLAFTMTTGANLGTLFPSAPVVFKSLNTGLVALAVNALVFVAVALCTPRMLPRTVAAQPA, from the coding sequence ATGAACGCCGCACTCGGCGTGATCGCGCTCTTCGTGGCCGGCGCACTCGGCCTGGCCGTGCTCGCGCGGCGCGGGCGCACCATGAGCCTGGAGCAATGGGCGCTCGGCGGGCGCGGGCTGGGCACGATCATGGTGTTCCTGCTCATGGCGGGCGAGTCGTTCTCGACCTTCACCTTCCTGGGCGCCAGCGGCTGGTCGTACAGCAAGGGCTCGCCGGCCTTCTACATCCTGGCCTACGGCGGCCTGGCCTACCTCATGGCCTTCTGGATGCTGCCCGCCATCTGGCGCTACGCCACCGCGCACAAGCTGGTGTCGTTCTCCGACTTCTTCGCCCACAAGTACAACAGCCGCCCGCTCGGCGTGCTGGTGTCCATCGTGGCGCTCATGGGCATGGTGGCGCTGCTCACCATCCAGCTGCGCGGGCTGGGCATCATCGTGTCGGAGGCCTCGTACGGCTCCATCGCGCCGCAGGTGGCGATCTGGATCGGCACCGTCGTGATGGTCAGCTACATCCTGTTCTCGGGCATCCACGGCTCGGCCAGCATCGCCATCGTGAAGGACATCCTGATCCTCGTGCTCGCCGTGTTCCTGGGCGTGTACCTGCCGTGGCACTACTACGGCGGCGTCACGCCGATGTTCAGCGCCATCCACGCGGCCAACCCCAGCTTCTTCGAGTTTCCGAAAGAGGGCCTGAACCTCACCTGGTACAACTCGACCATCCTGCTCACGGCGCTCGGCTACTACCTGTACCCGTTCAACCTGACCTCGGTGTATGCCGCCCGCAGCGCGAGCGCGGTGCGCCGCAACACCATCCTGATGCCGCTGTACCAGGTGGTCATCGCCTTCCTGTTCCTGGTGGGCTTCGCGGCCATCCTGCAGGTGCCGGGGCTCAAGGGCTCCGAGGTCGACCTGGCCCTGTTCGGCCTCGTGAAGCACACCTTCGACCCGTGGTTCGTCGGTGTCATCGGCGGCACGGGCGTGCTCACCGCACTGGTGCCGGGCTCGATGATCTTGCTCACCGCTTCGACAGTGATCGGAAAGAACGTCTACAAGGAAGGCTTCGCCCACAACGCCACCGACAAGCAGGTCTCGCGCGTGGCGCGCGGCGTGCTGCCCGTGTTCGCATTGGTGGCGGTGTACTTCGTGCTGCGCGGCGGCACCACCATCGTGGCCGTGGCCATCTTCGCGTCGAGCCTGCTCACGCAGCTGCTGCCCTCGCTGCTGTTCAGCCTCATGAAGAAACCCTTCGGCAGCAAGCACGCCGCCTTTGCGGGCATCCTCGCGGGCGGTGCGGTGCTGGCCTTCACGATGACCACCGGCGCGAACCTCGGCACGCTGTTCCCGTCGGCGCCCGTCGTCTTCAAGTCGCTCAACACCGGGCTGGTGGCGCTGGCGGTCAACGCGCTGGTCTTCGTGGCGGTGGCGCTGTGCACGCCGCGCATGCTGCCGCGCACCGTGGCGGCGCAACCCGCCTGA
- a CDS encoding nucleoside deaminase — protein sequence MYQEHFMQRALALSARALQEPGTEPFGAVVVKNGEVVGEGFNHSVAHHDPTSHGEVEAIRDACRRLGTVDLSGCELYTSCEPCAMCVAAMHIAGIGQLYYAATLAQSGEAFQGVTLAARHPIDVDVLRTEAGAPLAARAQPAAQKMDAEAVRILSAWAAPRRGN from the coding sequence ATGTACCAAGAACACTTCATGCAGCGCGCCCTGGCCCTTTCGGCCCGGGCACTCCAGGAGCCCGGCACCGAGCCCTTCGGCGCTGTCGTCGTGAAGAACGGCGAGGTGGTGGGCGAGGGCTTCAACCACTCCGTCGCGCACCACGACCCCACCTCGCACGGCGAGGTCGAAGCCATTCGCGACGCCTGCCGCCGGCTGGGCACCGTCGACCTGTCGGGCTGCGAGCTCTACACCTCGTGCGAGCCCTGCGCCATGTGCGTGGCGGCCATGCACATCGCGGGCATTGGCCAGCTGTACTACGCGGCCACGCTCGCGCAATCGGGCGAAGCGTTCCAGGGCGTGACCCTGGCGGCCCGCCACCCGATCGACGTCGACGTGCTGCGCACCGAAGCCGGCGCACCGCTGGCCGCACGTGCGCAGCCGGCCGCACAGAAGATGGACGCCGAGGCCGTGCGCATCCTGTCGGCGTGGGCAGCGCCGCGGCGCGGCAACTGA
- a CDS encoding MBL fold metallo-hydrolase translates to MVRPTQQLHANREPVPVRAAATVLLLRDTDAGLELLMTRRSATASFAPGAYVFPGGHIDAADAAAARIAARRATQSTTQHTQAIAAIREAFEELGILLARHADGRAVSADEVAAMDRNATAGTAFADQCAARGLVLSADAVFTFAHWITDRDLPKRFDVPFLVARMPEGQVPTADESEQFEPCWVRPADALARHEAGSFFMIFPTIRTLQRMAAYASVDAVLAACAPIAGGEEKPLWTSCPRAGLLKGEDARYMEHESPFGELALVCPDGQIAHALDWQSTQPVALLKNVQRLTAPNPSAMTGPGTNTYLVGDAATGYLVIDPGPNDATHLARLIEATQGDIRLIVCTHSHADHSPGAAPLQALCAAGRKPQILGLSSAPTARSTARFSAERELADGERLVLSGTAPDGTPLTHTLRAIHTPGHAANHLCLVLEEDGLLFSGDHILNGSTTVVDPPDGDMTAYLESLDKLDAACAAGGIDFILPAHGYVIGFARTAIAHLKAHRLKREAKIAAAMQRLPEGTPEQWLPLAYDDVPERMWPVAARSLAAHVARIRQLADAR, encoded by the coding sequence ATGGTCCGCCCCACACAACAACTCCACGCCAATCGCGAGCCGGTGCCCGTGCGCGCCGCCGCCACCGTCCTGCTGCTGCGCGACACCGACGCCGGGCTCGAACTCCTCATGACCCGGCGCTCGGCCACCGCGAGCTTCGCGCCCGGTGCCTACGTTTTCCCGGGGGGCCACATCGACGCGGCCGACGCCGCCGCCGCACGCATTGCGGCGCGGCGCGCCACGCAAAGCACCACGCAACACACCCAAGCCATCGCCGCGATCCGCGAGGCCTTCGAAGAGCTGGGCATCCTGCTGGCCCGCCACGCCGACGGCCGCGCCGTGAGCGCCGACGAGGTCGCCGCGATGGACCGCAACGCCACCGCCGGCACGGCCTTCGCCGACCAGTGCGCGGCACGCGGCCTGGTGCTGTCGGCCGACGCCGTGTTCACCTTCGCGCACTGGATCACCGACCGCGACCTGCCCAAGCGCTTCGACGTGCCCTTCCTGGTGGCACGCATGCCCGAAGGCCAAGTGCCCACGGCCGACGAGAGCGAGCAGTTCGAGCCCTGCTGGGTGCGCCCGGCCGACGCGCTGGCGCGCCACGAGGCGGGCAGCTTCTTCATGATCTTCCCGACCATCCGCACGTTGCAGCGCATGGCGGCCTATGCATCGGTCGATGCGGTGCTCGCGGCCTGCGCGCCCATCGCCGGCGGCGAAGAAAAACCGCTGTGGACCAGCTGCCCGCGCGCCGGCCTGCTCAAGGGCGAGGACGCGCGCTACATGGAACACGAGTCGCCCTTCGGCGAGCTCGCGCTGGTGTGCCCCGACGGCCAGATCGCGCATGCGCTCGACTGGCAGAGCACGCAGCCCGTGGCGCTGCTGAAGAACGTGCAGCGCCTCACCGCACCCAACCCCAGCGCCATGACCGGCCCGGGCACCAACACCTACCTCGTGGGCGACGCGGCCACCGGCTACCTCGTGATCGACCCGGGCCCGAACGACGCGACGCACCTCGCGCGGCTGATCGAAGCCACGCAAGGCGACATCCGCCTCATCGTCTGCACGCACTCGCACGCCGACCACTCGCCGGGCGCCGCGCCGCTGCAGGCGCTGTGCGCTGCAGGGCGCAAGCCGCAGATCCTCGGGCTGTCGTCCGCGCCCACGGCACGTTCCACCGCGCGCTTCAGCGCCGAGCGCGAGCTGGCCGACGGCGAACGGCTGGTGCTCTCGGGCACCGCGCCCGACGGCACGCCACTCACGCACACGCTGCGCGCCATCCACACGCCCGGCCACGCGGCCAACCACCTGTGCCTGGTGCTCGAAGAAGACGGCCTGCTGTTCTCGGGCGACCACATCCTCAACGGCAGCACGACGGTGGTCGACCCGCCGGACGGCGACATGACGGCGTACCTCGAGTCGCTCGACAAGCTCGACGCGGCCTGCGCGGCCGGCGGCATCGACTTCATCCTGCCGGCGCACGGCTACGTGATCGGCTTTGCGCGCACGGCCATCGCGCACCTGAAGGCGCACCGCCTGAAACGCGAAGCCAAGATCGCCGCCGCGATGCAGCGGCTGCCCGAAGGCACGCCCGAGCAGTGGCTGCCGCTCGCCTACGACGACGTGCCCGAGCGCATGTGGCCGGTGGCGGCGCGGTCGCTGGCGGCGCACGTGGCGCGCATCCGTCAACTGGCGGACGCGCGATGA
- a CDS encoding DMT family transporter, with amino-acid sequence MPTTTRAASGQPHAPAFEWALLAVLATCWGASYTFIKIGVATIPPVTLIAARTLIAGLLLLAVLRVRGVHLPTDGATWRRFALQACLNSVLPFTLIAWAERSVDAGLATILNSTSPIFIFLLGWGLGGSGKPTLQRLFGVGAGLAGICLIVGFEALHGLGHSLLAQLALVVAAVCYGCAAMFGRVFKGLDPMVPAAGSLLSGAALLVPASLAIDRPWALAPSAASMLAVLALAVLSTALAFTIYFRLIKTLGPMSTSAQAYLRVPIGVTIGVVFLGETLAATAWVGLACVVVGVVAMTMPDTQLLRRGLRFLRGL; translated from the coding sequence ATGCCAACGACCACGCGCGCCGCTTCAGGCCAACCCCACGCCCCTGCTTTCGAATGGGCGCTGCTCGCGGTGCTCGCGACCTGCTGGGGTGCCTCGTACACCTTCATCAAGATCGGCGTGGCGACGATCCCGCCGGTCACGCTGATCGCGGCGCGCACCCTGATCGCCGGGTTGCTGCTGCTCGCGGTGCTGCGCGTGCGCGGCGTGCATTTGCCGACAGACGGCGCGACATGGCGGCGCTTCGCGTTGCAAGCCTGCCTGAACAGCGTGCTGCCGTTCACGCTGATCGCGTGGGCCGAACGCAGCGTGGATGCGGGGTTGGCGACCATCCTCAACTCGACCTCGCCGATCTTCATCTTCCTGCTGGGGTGGGGCCTCGGCGGCTCGGGGAAGCCCACGCTGCAGCGCCTCTTCGGCGTGGGGGCGGGGCTGGCGGGCATCTGCCTGATCGTGGGCTTCGAGGCACTGCATGGGCTGGGGCATTCGCTGCTGGCACAGCTGGCGCTGGTGGTGGCGGCCGTCTGCTACGGCTGCGCCGCGATGTTCGGCCGCGTGTTCAAGGGCCTGGACCCGATGGTGCCTGCGGCCGGCTCGCTGTTGAGCGGCGCGGCGCTGCTCGTGCCCGCAAGCCTGGCGATCGACAGGCCCTGGGCGCTCGCCCCCTCGGCCGCATCGATGCTCGCCGTGCTGGCGCTGGCGGTGCTCTCGACCGCGCTGGCCTTCACGATCTACTTCCGGCTCATCAAGACGCTGGGGCCGATGTCGACCTCGGCACAGGCGTATCTGCGCGTGCCCATCGGCGTGACGATCGGCGTGGTGTTTCTGGGCGAGACGCTGGCGGCCACGGCGTGGGTCGGGCTGGCCTGCGTGGTGGTGGGCGTGGTCGCGATGACGATGCCCGACACACAACTTTTGCGCCGGGGCCTTCGTTTTTTACGCGGCCTTTAG
- a CDS encoding cyanate transporter — protein MSRTASPASSNSRTGAGPVFFACVVVLVALNLRAFLTSSSPLLEPIRAATGIGFHAVALLTVLPMFAMGAVSLSGAAVGQRLGARGGIALGLGAIALACAGRYVAGGAAALLWSAALAGAGVGLVQALMPGVVKQAYPARLGLMTGLYSAAIMGGGGLGAMASPWLARAVGGEAQLDWHAGLAMWAVLAVVALAAWLRGARQLPSASSSARGTADPSLDRAWLRCFGHRRAWLLALCFGLINGGYTSLVAWLPHYFHAERGWTAQQGGAVLALMTLAQVVGALTLPALARRGGQRDLRPWLVGALLAQLAGFAALGFALPVPAAAIAVVLGVGLGGAFSLCMVLALDHRPDPAQAGALAGFIQGVGFMVAALAPFVTGWVREQTGGFTMAWAYLAVVTVLLLPAVLRFDPRRYASATAGLFGAPAAPALSPIDQARKA, from the coding sequence GTGAGCCGCACGGCATCTCCCGCATCCAGCAACTCGCGCACCGGCGCGGGCCCGGTCTTCTTCGCCTGCGTGGTCGTGCTGGTCGCGCTCAACCTGCGCGCCTTTCTCACGTCGAGCAGCCCCTTGCTCGAACCGATCCGCGCTGCGACCGGCATCGGCTTTCATGCCGTCGCATTGCTCACCGTGTTGCCGATGTTCGCGATGGGCGCCGTGTCGCTGTCGGGCGCGGCCGTGGGCCAGCGTCTGGGTGCGCGCGGCGGCATTGCGCTCGGGCTCGGCGCCATCGCGCTGGCCTGCGCCGGCCGCTACGTGGCCGGTGGCGCCGCGGCGCTGCTGTGGAGCGCCGCGCTCGCGGGCGCGGGCGTCGGGCTGGTGCAGGCGCTCATGCCCGGTGTGGTCAAGCAGGCGTACCCCGCGCGGCTCGGCCTCATGACCGGGCTCTATTCGGCCGCCATCATGGGCGGCGGCGGGCTCGGCGCCATGGCCAGCCCGTGGCTCGCGCGCGCCGTGGGCGGCGAGGCGCAACTCGACTGGCACGCCGGCCTCGCCATGTGGGCGGTGCTCGCGGTCGTGGCGCTGGCGGCGTGGCTGCGCGGTGCGCGGCAGTTGCCGTCTGCATCGTCATCCGCACGTGGCACCGCCGACCCCTCGCTCGACCGCGCCTGGCTGCGCTGCTTCGGCCATCGCCGTGCGTGGTTGCTGGCCCTGTGCTTCGGCCTCATCAACGGCGGCTACACCAGCCTCGTCGCGTGGCTGCCGCATTACTTCCATGCCGAGCGCGGCTGGACGGCGCAGCAGGGCGGCGCCGTGCTCGCGCTCATGACACTGGCGCAGGTCGTCGGCGCGCTCACCTTGCCGGCGCTCGCGCGGCGCGGCGGCCAGCGCGACCTGCGGCCCTGGCTGGTCGGTGCGTTGCTCGCACAGCTCGCGGGCTTTGCGGCGCTCGGGTTCGCGCTGCCCGTGCCAGCCGCCGCTATCGCTGTCGTGCTCGGCGTCGGCCTGGGCGGTGCGTTCTCGCTGTGCATGGTGCTCGCGCTCGACCACCGGCCAGACCCCGCGCAGGCCGGCGCGCTCGCGGGCTTCATTCAGGGCGTGGGCTTCATGGTCGCGGCGCTCGCGCCCTTCGTCACCGGCTGGGTGCGCGAGCAGACCGGCGGCTTCACCATGGCCTGGGCCTACCTGGCCGTCGTCACCGTGCTGCTGCTGCCCGCCGTGCTGCGCTTCGACCCGCGCCGCTACGCCAGCGCCACCGCCGGCCTGTTCGGCGCGCCGGCCGCGCCCGCGCTGTCCCCCATCGACCAGGCCCGCAAGGCCTGA